From a region of the Coprococcus comes ATCC 27758 genome:
- the carB gene encoding carbamoyl-phosphate synthase large subunit, giving the protein MPRNKDIKKVLVIGSGPIVIGQAAEFDYAGTQACRSLKEEGLEVVLLNSNPATIMTDKDIADRVYIEPLTVEVVEQLILKEKPDSVLPTLGGQAGLNLAMELEEAGFLKEHNVRLIGTTAETIKKAEDRLEFKDTMEKIGEPVAASLVVENIEDGVAFADKIGYPVVLRPAYTLGGSGGGIAHDQEQLEEILENGLRLSRVGQVLVERCIAGWKEIEYEVMRDSAGNCITVCNMENIDPVGVHTGDSIVVAPSQTLGDKEYQMLRTSALNIITELNITGGCNVQYALHPDSFEYCVIEVNPRVSRSSALASKATGYPIAKVAAKIALGYTLDEIKNAVTKKTYASFEPMLDYCVVKMPRLPFDKFISAKRTLTTQMKATGEVMSICDNFEGALMKAIRSLEQHVDCLLSYDFSALSKEEILEKLEIVDDRRIWMIAEALRKGISYDEIHAITKIDKWFIDKIAILVEMEQALKTQELTPELLKEAKRIEFPDNVIARLTGKDEREIHDMRHANGIVAAYKMVDTCAAEFAAETPYYYSVFGSQNEVEETSGKKKVLVLGSGPIRIGQGIEFDFCSVHCTWAFAKEGYETIIVNNNPETVSTDFDIADKLYFEPLTPEDVESIVDLEKPDGAVVQFGGQTAIKLTESLMKMGVPILGTSAEDVDAAEDRELFDEILAQCNIPRPKGDTVFTAEEAKEVANRLGYPVLVRPSYVLGGQGMQIAINDHDIDEFIGIINRIAQDHPILVDKYLVGKEIEVDAVCDGTDILIPGIMEHIERAGIHSGDSISVYPAQSISEVTKRKIEEYTKRLAKALHVIGMINIQFIVCGEDVYVIEVNPRSSRTVPYISKVTGIPIVPLATRAIIGHKIREMGYTPGLQKEADYIAIKMPVFSFEKIRGADISLGPEMKSTGECLGIATTFNEALYKAFLGAGINLPKYKNMIMTVRDEDKGEAVEIGRRFEALGYRIFATRGTADALKEGGVKAIPVNKIEQESPNLMDLILGHEIDLVIDTPPQGADHARDGFVIRRNAIETGVNVLTAMDTARALVTSLENTDIRQLTLIDIAKVE; this is encoded by the coding sequence ATGCCAAGAAATAAAGACATAAAGAAAGTATTAGTTATTGGTTCCGGTCCAATCGTAATCGGACAGGCAGCAGAATTTGACTATGCCGGAACACAGGCATGCCGTTCACTGAAAGAAGAAGGACTTGAAGTTGTACTTCTGAATTCGAATCCGGCAACGATCATGACAGACAAAGATATTGCAGACCGCGTTTATATCGAACCACTTACGGTAGAAGTTGTAGAACAGCTGATCCTTAAAGAAAAACCGGACAGCGTACTTCCTACCCTTGGAGGCCAGGCCGGACTGAACCTTGCAATGGAGCTGGAAGAAGCAGGATTCCTTAAGGAACATAATGTGAGACTGATCGGTACAACGGCGGAAACCATCAAGAAAGCAGAAGACCGTCTGGAATTTAAAGATACCATGGAAAAGATCGGTGAGCCGGTTGCAGCTTCACTGGTCGTTGAAAATATAGAAGATGGTGTCGCGTTTGCAGATAAGATCGGATATCCTGTTGTTCTTCGTCCGGCATATACCCTCGGCGGAAGCGGTGGTGGTATCGCACATGATCAGGAACAATTGGAAGAAATCCTTGAGAATGGACTCCGTTTGTCACGTGTAGGACAGGTTCTTGTAGAACGCTGCATTGCAGGATGGAAAGAAATCGAGTACGAAGTAATGCGAGACAGTGCTGGAAACTGTATTACTGTATGTAATATGGAAAATATCGATCCGGTCGGAGTTCATACCGGTGACAGTATCGTTGTTGCACCTTCCCAGACTCTTGGAGATAAAGAATATCAGATGCTGCGTACTTCGGCACTGAATATCATTACAGAACTGAATATTACTGGTGGATGTAACGTACAATATGCATTACATCCAGACTCTTTTGAATATTGTGTAATTGAGGTAAACCCGCGTGTAAGCCGTTCTTCTGCACTGGCTTCCAAAGCGACAGGATACCCGATCGCAAAAGTTGCTGCAAAGATTGCCCTTGGATATACACTGGACGAGATCAAGAATGCAGTTACAAAGAAAACTTATGCAAGCTTCGAGCCAATGCTTGACTACTGTGTTGTTAAGATGCCGAGACTTCCGTTCGATAAATTTATCAGTGCAAAGAGAACGTTGACGACACAGATGAAAGCTACCGGAGAAGTTATGAGTATTTGCGATAATTTTGAAGGAGCTCTTATGAAAGCAATCCGTTCTCTGGAGCAGCATGTAGACTGCCTGCTTTCTTATGATTTCTCAGCACTTTCCAAAGAAGAAATTCTGGAAAAACTGGAAATCGTAGATGACCGCAGAATCTGGATGATCGCAGAAGCACTCCGCAAAGGAATCTCTTATGACGAGATCCATGCGATCACAAAGATCGACAAATGGTTCATCGACAAGATCGCAATCCTTGTTGAGATGGAACAGGCTCTGAAGACACAGGAACTCACACCGGAACTTCTGAAAGAAGCAAAACGTATTGAATTCCCGGATAATGTTATTGCACGACTGACCGGAAAAGATGAGAGAGAAATCCACGATATGCGTCATGCAAACGGAATCGTTGCAGCATACAAGATGGTTGATACCTGTGCGGCTGAGTTCGCAGCAGAGACCCCATATTATTATTCTGTATTCGGAAGCCAGAACGAAGTAGAAGAGACTTCTGGCAAAAAGAAAGTTCTAGTACTTGGATCAGGACCGATCCGTATCGGACAGGGTATCGAGTTCGACTTCTGTTCTGTACATTGTACATGGGCATTTGCAAAAGAAGGATACGAGACTATTATCGTAAATAACAACCCGGAAACTGTAAGTACCGATTTCGATATCGCAGATAAGCTGTATTTCGAACCACTTACTCCGGAAGATGTAGAGAGCATTGTAGACCTGGAAAAACCGGACGGAGCAGTTGTTCAGTTTGGTGGACAGACTGCGATCAAATTAACAGAATCCCTGATGAAGATGGGAGTGCCGATTCTTGGAACTTCCGCAGAAGATGTAGATGCCGCAGAGGACAGAGAGCTCTTTGACGAGATCCTTGCACAGTGCAATATTCCACGTCCGAAGGGAGATACAGTATTTACCGCTGAAGAAGCAAAAGAGGTTGCCAACCGTCTCGGATATCCGGTACTGGTTCGTCCTTCTTATGTACTTGGCGGACAGGGAATGCAGATTGCAATCAACGATCATGATATTGATGAATTTATCGGAATCATCAACCGTATTGCACAGGATCACCCGATTCTGGTTGATAAATATTTGGTCGGTAAAGAAATTGAGGTCGATGCAGTATGTGATGGAACAGACATTCTGATCCCTGGTATTATGGAACATATTGAGCGTGCCGGAATCCATTCTGGTGACAGTATTTCTGTATATCCTGCGCAGAGCATTTCTGAAGTGACAAAGCGTAAAATTGAAGAATATACAAAGCGTCTTGCAAAAGCCCTTCACGTAATTGGTATGATCAACATCCAGTTCATCGTATGTGGCGAAGATGTTTATGTCATCGAAGTAAACCCACGTTCAAGTCGTACCGTTCCTTATATCAGTAAGGTAACAGGTATCCCGATCGTTCCGCTTGCTACAAGAGCGATCATCGGACATAAGATCAGAGAAATGGGTTACACACCGGGACTTCAGAAAGAAGCTGATTATATTGCAATCAAGATGCCGGTATTCTCATTTGAGAAGATCCGTGGTGCAGATATCAGCCTTGGACCGGAAATGAAGTCTACAGGTGAGTGTCTGGGAATTGCAACTACATTTAACGAGGCACTTTACAAAGCGTTCCTTGGAGCTGGAATCAACCTTCCAAAATATAAGAACATGATCATGACTGTTCGTGATGAGGATAAGGGAGAAGCTGTCGAGATCGGACGCAGATTTGAGGCACTTGGCTACCGCATCTTTGCAACACGCGGTACAGCTGATGCATTAAAAGAAGGTGGCGTAAAAGCAATTCCGGTCAATAAGATTGAGCAGGAATCACCGAACCTGATGGATCTGATCCTTGGACACGAGATCGACCTTGTAATTGATACTCCTCCACAGGGAGCAGATCATGCACGAGATGGATTTGTAATCCGTCGTAATGCAATCGAGACAGGTGTTAATGTACTGACAGCTATGGATACGGCAAGAGCACTTGTGACAAGTCTGGAAAATACAGATATCCGTCAGCTTACACTGATTGATATTGCGAAAGTTGAATAA
- a CDS encoding O-acetylhomoserine aminocarboxypropyltransferase/cysteine synthase family protein, which produces MNTYHMGTKCVQGGYTPGNGEPRQVPIIQSTTFKYNTSEDMGKLFDLEASGYFYTRLQNPTNDHVAAKIAAMEGGTAAMLTSSGQAANFFAMFNICEAGDHIVASSSIYGGTFNLISVTMKKMGIDATFVSPDATEEELNAAFQPNTKLMFGETIANPALTVLDIELFAKVAHAHSVPLIVDNTFPTPVNCRPIEWGADIVTHSTTKYMDGHGAAVGGAIVDSGKFDWMAHADKYPGLCTPDESYHGITYAEKFGKEGAFITKCTSQLMRDLGSIQAPQNAFILNLGLESLHVRMPRHVENGQAVAEFLEQHPKVAYVNYPGLPSNKYYERAKKYMPDGGCGVVSFGLKGGREAASVFMQNLKLGAIETHVADARTCCLNPATSTHRQMNDEQLKEAGVPAELIRISLGLEDKEDLIADISAALDAIQ; this is translated from the coding sequence ATGAATACTTATCATATGGGAACAAAATGCGTGCAGGGAGGATATACACCTGGAAATGGAGAGCCGAGACAGGTTCCGATCATTCAGTCTACGACATTCAAATACAATACAAGTGAAGATATGGGAAAATTATTTGATCTGGAGGCATCCGGATATTTCTACACCCGTCTGCAGAATCCGACTAACGACCACGTAGCGGCAAAGATCGCGGCGATGGAAGGCGGAACAGCTGCAATGTTGACTTCTTCCGGACAGGCAGCGAATTTCTTTGCTATGTTCAATATCTGTGAAGCAGGAGATCATATTGTGGCTTCCTCTTCGATTTATGGTGGAACCTTCAATCTGATCAGTGTGACAATGAAGAAAATGGGAATTGACGCAACATTTGTTTCTCCGGATGCAACAGAAGAAGAATTAAATGCGGCATTCCAGCCAAATACAAAGCTGATGTTTGGTGAGACGATTGCCAATCCGGCACTTACTGTTCTGGATATTGAGCTTTTTGCAAAGGTTGCGCATGCGCATAGTGTACCGCTGATCGTGGATAATACCTTCCCGACACCGGTCAACTGTCGTCCGATCGAATGGGGAGCAGATATTGTGACACATTCGACTACAAAATATATGGACGGACATGGAGCAGCAGTCGGTGGAGCAATCGTAGACAGTGGTAAATTTGACTGGATGGCTCATGCAGATAAATATCCCGGACTTTGCACACCGGATGAAAGCTATCATGGAATTACCTATGCTGAGAAATTCGGAAAAGAAGGCGCATTTATCACAAAATGTACTTCTCAGTTGATGCGTGATCTCGGATCGATCCAGGCACCACAGAATGCATTTATCCTGAATCTCGGACTGGAATCTCTTCATGTGCGTATGCCAAGGCACGTGGAGAACGGACAGGCTGTGGCAGAATTTCTGGAGCAGCACCCAAAGGTTGCTTATGTCAATTATCCGGGACTTCCATCTAACAAATACTATGAAAGAGCAAAGAAATACATGCCAGACGGGGGCTGTGGAGTGGTATCTTTCGGATTGAAAGGTGGAAGAGAAGCTGCTTCCGTATTCATGCAGAATCTGAAGCTTGGAGCGATTGAAACCCATGTGGCAGATGCGAGAACCTGTTGCCTGAACCCGGCAACATCCACACATCGCCAGATGAATGATGAGCAGTTAAAAGAAGCAGGGGTTCCGGCAGAACTGATTCGCATCAGTCTGGGACTTGAAGATAAAGAGGATCTGATCGCAGATATTTCTGCGGCACTTGACGCAATTCAATAA
- a CDS encoding cupin domain-containing protein: MTKKSERQPIKAENVAGGAGYILKEELIKGEQLGAYCKMFNEVTLKPGCEIGYHEHHGETETYYLTKGAGIYNDNGKEYPVEVGDVTFCADGNGHGIKNAGEEDLVFVALILKE; the protein is encoded by the coding sequence ATGACAAAGAAATCAGAAAGACAACCAATCAAAGCAGAAAATGTAGCGGGTGGCGCAGGCTATATCCTGAAGGAAGAACTGATCAAAGGTGAACAGCTCGGTGCGTACTGCAAGATGTTCAATGAAGTAACGTTAAAACCTGGATGTGAGATCGGATATCATGAGCATCATGGAGAGACTGAGACTTACTATCTGACAAAAGGGGCAGGCATTTACAATGATAATGGCAAAGAATATCCGGTAGAAGTTGGTGATGTGACTTTCTGTGCAGACGGAAATGGACATGGCATCAAGAATGCGGGGGAAGAAGATCTTGTGTTTGTGGCGCTTATTTTGAAAGAATAG
- a CDS encoding DNA/RNA non-specific endonuclease — translation MKKKIGKMRGVLLLTFALFLTACGTGGADAQSASYGNSQAAVVERQSGSGENESTAGGSQDPVSATLDNIPAYSGTPYVVIDDNEPDFTEDELTDQSYESYSDLDELGRCGVAASNIGTDLMPTGKRGKIGQVKPSGWQTIKFDNVDGKYLYNRCHLIGYQLTAENANEKNLITGTRYMNVDGMLLFENMVADYIKETDNHVMYRVTPVFEGENLVASGVLMEAESVEDHGEGVKFNVYVYNVQPGITIDYSTGKAVLSDTDASAGTGKTSGNTEKKMYVLNENTKKFHTPECSGVKDIKEGNKKTFTGSREELIKEGYIPCGRCKP, via the coding sequence ATGAAGAAGAAAATTGGGAAAATGAGAGGTGTGCTGCTTCTGACGTTTGCATTGTTTCTGACAGCGTGTGGCACAGGTGGAGCAGATGCGCAAAGTGCATCATATGGAAACAGTCAGGCAGCAGTAGTTGAAAGGCAGTCGGGTAGCGGAGAAAATGAATCGACAGCAGGTGGCAGCCAGGATCCGGTGAGCGCTACATTGGATAATATTCCGGCATACAGCGGAACACCGTATGTAGTGATTGACGATAATGAACCGGATTTTACCGAAGATGAGCTGACAGATCAGTCTTATGAAAGCTACAGTGATCTGGATGAGCTGGGACGATGCGGCGTTGCCGCGTCCAACATTGGGACAGATCTGATGCCGACCGGGAAAAGAGGAAAGATTGGACAGGTGAAACCGTCCGGGTGGCAGACAATAAAATTTGACAATGTGGATGGAAAATATCTTTACAACCGTTGTCATCTGATAGGCTATCAGCTGACGGCAGAAAATGCAAACGAAAAGAATCTGATTACAGGAACCCGCTATATGAATGTGGATGGGATGCTGCTATTTGAAAATATGGTTGCCGACTACATCAAAGAGACAGATAATCATGTAATGTATCGTGTCACACCGGTATTTGAAGGGGAGAATCTGGTTGCATCCGGAGTTTTAATGGAAGCAGAATCAGTGGAGGATCATGGAGAAGGTGTGAAATTTAATGTGTATGTCTATAATGTACAGCCGGGAATTACGATTGATTATTCAACGGGAAAGGCAGTGCTTTCCGATACGGATGCGTCAGCGGGTACGGGAAAAACCAGTGGAAATACAGAGAAAAAGATGTATGTGTTGAATGAAAATACAAAGAAGTTCCATACGCCGGAGTGCTCAGGAGTAAAAGATATCAAAGAAGGAAATAAAAAAACATTTACAGGTTCAAGAGAAGAACTGATTAAAGAGGGGTATATCCCGTGTGGGAGATGTAAACCGTAA
- a CDS encoding ribonuclease Z, translating into MKTIVCVDNRMGICFNGRRVSRDRMVSEDILEMTRGNVLWMAPEADKLFKEVFKAKEEVCREIGTGKKIQDAGRLEDEKMWKVDRNFLEKAEEEDFCFVEGENLAGYEGKITEIVLYKWNRDYPADVFFEVDLSKWRLEERKDFSGYSHEKITKEIYNRQGLL; encoded by the coding sequence GTGAAAACTATTGTATGTGTGGATAACCGGATGGGGATATGTTTTAATGGCAGGAGAGTGAGCCGGGACCGGATGGTGTCAGAGGATATTCTTGAGATGACGAGAGGGAATGTGCTCTGGATGGCGCCGGAGGCAGATAAGCTTTTTAAAGAAGTCTTTAAAGCAAAAGAAGAGGTATGCCGGGAAATTGGGACTGGGAAGAAAATACAGGACGCAGGGCGACTGGAGGATGAAAAAATGTGGAAGGTTGACCGGAATTTTCTGGAAAAGGCAGAAGAAGAGGATTTCTGTTTTGTTGAGGGGGAGAATCTGGCTGGATATGAGGGGAAGATTACAGAGATTGTTCTGTATAAATGGAACCGGGATTATCCGGCAGATGTATTTTTTGAGGTAGATTTAAGCAAGTGGAGACTGGAAGAGAGAAAAGATTTTTCCGGTTACTCCCATGAGAAGATTACAAAAGAAATTTACAACAGGCAGGGATTGCTATGA
- a CDS encoding DUF5717 family protein, whose amino-acid sequence MASLKNKIKKFSKGDFRTVHPEIVLPVTNLEMTIGEGESCQGSFILKNRKEGDIRGLVYSSSFRIHLEEQGFEGNPVELRFTYDGSGLAPGHVEQGKFTIVCNGGEFEVNFTAIIEKPSVETSCGRVQNIRDFKRLAMENFIEAHRLFRSRDFYDVIKYEEPRIKALYDNIRKWSLGEQAMEEFLVGIKQKECIFLTMGRNQRTFRNLKEATREIIHFTKNTWGFMPVKVHVSGDFIQIGRDNFTTDDFVGNLFDFSYIIHPEKAHAGNNYGQIVFESPYESLTYEVMLANHKDHAENRRVADKTIASIIKDFLACNAEGKDLTAWADATREKLKGLDIYSEDGDVYPLFDAHLNLLCKEPDKASGILDDYNYSRFSVNKDSVISSYYLYLTALLRKSGSQVNKAIEELNKAYMKEPTSWELVCMLIDIDPEYKNYSKKLQVLERHCSNGANQVILYWQAYRCFLEKPTCLKKLSAFEVQILNFAQKHGVLTKEIALYMANLASQQRTYDKNLDVVMQKVYRIFPDPQILTAICTHLIRGNRTTPECFKWYALAVKEDLKIAQLFEYYMMTVDDKYLDRQFPKSVLLYFRHGNTLEYKKAAVLYANLINCEEESSELYSAYREQMERFAWMQLENRRINDILHIIYKRCCTERDMTPERIRAVYDICHAYEIKTTVKNMAFVMVIEPDGTISQKVQYSADGVIVYLYNKDARIVWESKDGRHYIDSIPYETMRMFYENRYMEICKKYQEEHEEEERKKEKKELTWDMLREHGLEMADEKEVFKMCSMRLREEGTEEDDFLLALCFELFLKDQYDKQTLSYLAEYYCGSTRNMKKLWHVARDYDITTYKLSERIITQMLFSETMFGEEEIFADYYEGRTYFRLKRAYLAYVSREYVVNGRQVKGCIFVIIANEYRKEEDLPDICKIALLKYYSSREVHQELEPMLREFLREMCEKQLYFSFYLKYPENWLREVQLYDKTMIEYHAKPGSKVAISYQIRKGESDNMNYQEEILLPAYEDTYIKSFILFGDESLRYYFTETNKDKVTVTEKSDYKPREVRPIGKFGRLNDMTSLKNEALAIAMKEFATEKQLAEDIFVAY is encoded by the coding sequence GTGGCAAGCTTGAAGAATAAAATAAAAAAATTTTCCAAAGGAGATTTTCGAACTGTTCATCCGGAGATTGTACTGCCGGTAACGAATCTTGAGATGACGATCGGGGAAGGAGAGTCCTGCCAGGGAAGTTTCATTTTGAAGAACAGGAAAGAAGGAGATATCAGAGGACTTGTATATTCTTCTTCTTTTCGTATACATTTAGAAGAACAGGGATTTGAGGGCAACCCGGTGGAACTCCGTTTTACTTATGATGGAAGTGGACTTGCTCCCGGGCATGTTGAACAGGGAAAGTTTACGATTGTATGTAATGGTGGAGAATTTGAGGTAAACTTTACTGCGATCATTGAAAAACCATCAGTCGAGACTTCCTGTGGAAGAGTACAGAATATCCGTGATTTTAAAAGGCTGGCGATGGAGAACTTTATTGAGGCACACCGTCTTTTCAGATCACGCGATTTTTATGACGTGATAAAGTATGAAGAGCCAAGGATAAAGGCACTTTATGATAATATTAGGAAATGGTCTCTCGGTGAGCAGGCGATGGAAGAATTTCTGGTCGGAATCAAACAGAAAGAATGTATTTTCCTGACAATGGGACGGAATCAGAGAACCTTCCGCAATTTAAAAGAAGCAACCCGTGAGATTATTCATTTTACAAAGAATACTTGGGGATTTATGCCGGTGAAGGTGCATGTGAGCGGTGATTTTATCCAGATTGGAAGGGATAACTTTACAACGGACGATTTTGTGGGAAATCTGTTTGATTTCAGTTATATCATTCATCCGGAAAAGGCTCATGCGGGAAATAATTATGGACAGATTGTTTTTGAAAGTCCGTATGAATCGCTGACCTATGAGGTAATGTTGGCCAATCACAAAGATCATGCAGAGAACAGACGTGTGGCAGATAAGACGATTGCATCAATCATAAAGGATTTCCTTGCGTGCAATGCGGAAGGAAAGGATCTGACAGCCTGGGCGGATGCAACAAGAGAAAAACTGAAGGGACTGGATATATATTCAGAAGACGGAGATGTTTATCCATTGTTTGATGCACATCTTAACCTGCTCTGTAAGGAGCCGGACAAGGCCAGTGGTATTCTGGATGATTACAATTACAGCCGTTTCTCAGTGAATAAGGATTCGGTCATTTCATCGTATTATCTGTATCTGACTGCGCTTTTGAGAAAATCAGGCAGCCAGGTTAACAAAGCAATTGAAGAACTGAATAAGGCATATATGAAAGAACCAACTTCATGGGAGCTTGTGTGTATGCTGATTGACATTGATCCGGAATATAAAAACTACAGCAAAAAATTACAGGTTCTGGAACGCCACTGCAGCAACGGTGCGAACCAGGTAATTCTGTATTGGCAGGCATACCGGTGTTTTCTGGAGAAGCCAACCTGTCTGAAAAAGCTCTCGGCATTTGAAGTACAGATTCTCAATTTTGCGCAGAAGCACGGAGTCCTGACGAAGGAAATTGCGCTTTATATGGCGAACCTTGCATCCCAACAGCGGACTTATGATAAGAATCTGGATGTTGTGATGCAGAAGGTTTATCGGATTTTCCCGGATCCACAGATTCTGACAGCAATTTGTACCCATCTGATCCGTGGCAATCGGACAACACCGGAATGCTTTAAGTGGTATGCCTTGGCAGTAAAAGAAGATCTGAAGATTGCGCAGCTTTTTGAATATTATATGATGACTGTGGATGACAAATATCTGGACAGACAGTTTCCAAAATCCGTATTACTTTACTTCCGGCATGGAAACACACTGGAATATAAAAAAGCAGCGGTGTTGTATGCAAATCTGATTAACTGTGAGGAAGAAAGCAGTGAGCTTTACAGTGCTTACAGAGAGCAGATGGAGCGGTTTGCCTGGATGCAGCTTGAGAATCGAAGGATCAATGATATTCTGCATATTATTTACAAACGCTGCTGTACTGAGCGGGATATGACACCGGAAAGAATCCGAGCAGTTTATGATATCTGCCATGCTTATGAGATTAAGACAACGGTAAAGAACATGGCGTTTGTCATGGTAATCGAGCCTGACGGAACGATCAGTCAGAAAGTACAGTACAGTGCGGATGGAGTGATTGTATATTTATACAATAAAGACGCACGGATTGTCTGGGAATCAAAAGACGGCCGCCATTACATTGATTCCATTCCATATGAGACTATGAGGATGTTCTATGAGAACCGGTATATGGAAATCTGCAAAAAATATCAGGAAGAGCATGAGGAAGAGGAACGAAAGAAAGAGAAAAAAGAACTGACCTGGGATATGCTTAGAGAGCACGGGCTGGAGATGGCAGATGAAAAAGAAGTGTTTAAAATGTGCAGTATGCGCCTGCGTGAAGAAGGTACGGAGGAGGATGATTTTCTTCTGGCATTATGCTTTGAACTGTTTCTGAAAGATCAGTATGATAAGCAGACGCTGTCTTATCTTGCTGAGTATTATTGTGGATCGACCCGTAATATGAAGAAACTCTGGCATGTGGCAAGAGATTATGATATTACAACCTACAAGCTTTCAGAAAGAATCATTACGCAGATGCTTTTCTCGGAAACTATGTTTGGTGAGGAAGAAATTTTTGCGGATTATTATGAAGGAAGAACGTATTTCCGTTTAAAGAGAGCATATCTTGCTTATGTTTCAAGAGAATATGTGGTGAACGGACGCCAGGTAAAAGGATGTATTTTTGTAATCATCGCAAATGAATACCGCAAAGAGGAAGATCTTCCGGATATCTGTAAGATCGCCCTGCTAAAATATTATTCCAGCAGGGAAGTGCATCAGGAACTGGAACCGATGCTACGGGAATTCCTGCGCGAAATGTGTGAAAAACAGCTGTATTTTTCTTTCTATTTGAAGTATCCGGAGAACTGGCTCAGAGAAGTGCAGCTTTATGATAAGACGATGATCGAATATCACGCAAAACCTGGAAGCAAAGTGGCAATTTCCTACCAGATACGGAAAGGCGAAAGTGATAATATGAATTATCAGGAAGAAATACTGCTTCCGGCATATGAAGACACTTATATCAAGAGCTTTATTTTGTTTGGTGATGAATCTCTGCGTTATTATTTTACAGAGACGAATAAGGATAAGGTGACGGTTACGGAAAAAAGTGACTATAAGCCGCGTGAGGTGAGACCAATCGGAAAATTTGGAAGACTGAATGATATGACATCACTGAAGAATGAAGCACTGGCAATCGCGATGAAGGAATTTGCAACAGAAAAACAGCTTGCTGAGGATATTTTTGTTGCTTACTAA
- a CDS encoding pyridoxal phosphate-dependent aminotransferase → MEAKPQFHGSDTAAVAAFYHVPVDEIVCFGANVNPLGLSKNLKKDLAAHLDLLSSYPDRNYTTLKKVIADYCQILPEHVIVGNGSTELISLLIQTRKPQKTLVLGPTYSEYGRELDLVGSSIHTYLLKESDLFHLDIHAFCEEIRKGYDLVILCNPNNPTSSALKMPEIQTILDCCREAGSFLMIDETYVEFAPDINEISSMSLISSFDNLMILRGVSKFYAAPGLRLGYGATSNSQFLQDLLLMQNPWSLNSLGAYAGEKMLQDQEYIRKTRDLILSERDKMCTEISKINVLTVYPAYANFVLVKIEKEGVTSADVFEFLIKQGLMVRDCSSFKELGGEYFRFCIMAPEDNKRLLQGIQDFFA, encoded by the coding sequence ATGGAAGCAAAACCGCAGTTTCATGGAAGTGACACCGCTGCTGTCGCCGCATTTTATCATGTACCGGTGGACGAGATCGTCTGCTTTGGAGCCAATGTCAACCCACTTGGATTATCCAAAAACCTGAAAAAAGATCTTGCTGCACATCTGGATCTTCTCAGTAGTTATCCGGACCGAAATTACACTACTTTGAAGAAAGTGATTGCCGATTACTGCCAGATTTTACCGGAACATGTAATCGTCGGAAATGGTTCTACCGAGCTGATCTCTCTCCTGATCCAGACACGGAAACCACAAAAAACGCTGGTTCTTGGACCAACTTATTCCGAGTATGGACGTGAACTGGATCTGGTGGGAAGTTCCATCCATACTTACCTGTTAAAAGAGTCAGATCTGTTCCATCTTGATATCCATGCCTTCTGCGAAGAAATCAGGAAGGGCTATGATCTGGTGATATTATGTAACCCGAACAATCCGACTTCGTCCGCTCTCAAAATGCCTGAGATCCAGACCATTCTGGACTGCTGCCGGGAGGCTGGCTCTTTCTTGATGATCGATGAGACTTACGTTGAATTTGCACCGGATATTAATGAAATTTCTTCCATGTCTCTGATCAGCAGTTTTGATAATCTGATGATTCTCCGTGGCGTATCCAAATTTTATGCCGCACCTGGTCTCCGCCTCGGCTACGGTGCAACCAGTAACAGCCAGTTTCTTCAGGATCTTCTGCTGATGCAGAACCCATGGAGTCTGAACAGCCTCGGCGCTTACGCTGGTGAGAAAATGCTCCAGGATCAGGAGTATATCCGGAAAACACGGGATCTGATCCTCTCCGAGCGAGACAAAATGTGCACTGAAATCTCCAAAATCAATGTGCTGACTGTGTATCCTGCTTATGCGAATTTTGTACTAGTAAAGATTGAAAAAGAGGGAGTTACTTCTGCGGATGTGTTTGAATTTCTGATCAAGCAGGGTCTGATGGTGAGAGACTGCTCCAGCTTCAAAGAACTGGGCGGGGAATACTTCCGGTTCTGCATTATGGCTCCGGAAGATAATAAGAGACTGCTTCAAGGAATACAGGATTTCTTTGCATAA